In Populus alba chromosome 1, ASM523922v2, whole genome shotgun sequence, a single window of DNA contains:
- the LOC118028796 gene encoding zinc finger CCCH domain-containing protein 46 isoform X1 produces MDGYEATRIVFSRIQNLDPENASKIMGLLLIQDHGEKEMIRLAFGPEALVHSVILKARKELGLCSPTNASKSPSPPSPLYSSNPITISRQNSSSSTSRLGFNIPPSLTIPNPPSNFSSSWSDLPNPDDLISPNGSSLNPASVPFYANGVRGGGESDLMDEFQLQDQLSFLNDNSANLGPKSSDLFYSQLDALSSPTGASDSMMFPSYWGGSVHRRSCSVSDVLGSEDPNSGFGWRPCLYFARGYCKNGSNCRFVHGGLGESDGAGVVVGSPNGNNKIDMMDQCHELLRSKSAQQQRLAAASQLMGGSAASFPYSPKSMNFLLQQQQNDSQRAAAALMMGEDMHKFARSRLDRNDLINPASRQIYLTFPADSTFREEDVSNYFSIYGPVQDVRIPYQQKRMFGFVTFVYPDTVKIILAKGNPHFVCDARVLVKPYKEKGKVPDKYRKQQQQQAERGEFSPCGTPTGLDSRDPFDLQLGARMFYNTQDLLWRRKLEEQADLQQALELQSRRLMSLQLLDVKKHHHRTLSTGSPVPSPTHSPNIFNQSLAFPPLHSNTEVPQENCSSPMPAISVTAPTEKQIPNANSGKECTSSEENGSGKESSHGEDSDLQESLEHNLPDSPFASPTKGSGDYYSAFIHGVPDLSHEKDANIPASSSANNNLVTTSLISPNSSLEMASFKSFNCQMPRFSSGHGAIGMYANTDGPTCPVGI; encoded by the exons ATGGATGGTTATGAAGCAACAAGAATAGTTTTCTCAAGAATCCAAAACCTAGACCCAGAAAATGCTTCAAAAATCATGGGTCTTCTTTTGATTCAAGACCATGGTGAAAAGGAAATGATTAGGTTAGCTTTTGGACCAGAAGCACTTGTTCACTCAGTGATCCTTAAAGCGAGGAAAGAACTAGGACTTTGCTCTCCAACAAACGCTTCTAAAAGTCCTTCGCCCCCTTCGCCTCTATATTCGAGCAACCCAATAACCATCTCTAGACAGaattcatcttcttcaacttcAAGACTTGGGTTTAATATCCCACCTTCACTTACTATCCCGAACCCTCcgtcaaatttttcttcttcttggagCGACCTTCCAAACCCTGATGACTTGATTAGTCCTAATGGTAGTTCACTCAATCCTGCTTCTGTTCCTTTCTATGCTAATGGAGTAAGAGGTGGAGGAGAGTCTGATTTGATGGATGAGTTTCAGCTCCAAGACCAGCTTTCATTCTTGAATGACAATTCAGCAAATCTTGGTCCAAAAAGTTCAGATCTTTTTTACTCTCAACTTGATGCTTTATCAAGTCCAACTGGTGCTAGTGATTCTATGATGTTTCCTTCTTACTGGGGTGGGTCTGTGCACAGAAGGAGCTGTTCTGTCAGTGATGTTTTGGGGTCTGAGGATCCAAATTCAGGCTTTGGGTGGAGACCTTGCCTTTACTTTGCTAGAGGGTACTGTAAGAATGGAAGTAACTGTAGGTTTGTTCACGGTGGGCTTGGAGAATCTGATGGTGCAGGTGTTGTTGTGGGTTCACCTAATGGTAACAACAAGATTGATATGATGGACCAGTGCCATGAGTTGCTCAGATCCAAGTCTGCTCAACAGCAAAGGTTAGCTGCCGCTTCTCAGCTCATGGGTGGCTCTGCTGCGTCTTTTCCTTACTCTCCTAAAAGCATGAACTTTCTTCTTCAACAACAGCAAAATGATAGCCAGAG GGCTGCTGCTGCTTTGATGATGGGGGAGGACATGCACAAATTTGCAAGATCTAGGCTTGATAGGAATGATTTGATTAATCCTGCTTCCAGGCAGATCTACTTGACTTTCCCTGCTGATAGCACTTTTAGAGAGGAAGATGTGTCAAATTACTTCAG tatttatgGGCCAGTGCAAGATGTGAGGATTCCTTATCAGCAGAAGAGGATGTTTGGATTTGTTACCTTTGTGTATCCAGATACAGTGAAGATAATATTGGCCAAAGGGAACCCTCATTTTGTTTGTGATGCAAGGGTGCTTGTTAAGCCTTACAAAGAGAAAGGCAAAGTCCCAGACAAGTACAG GaagcaacagcagcaacaagCTGAGAGGGGTGAGTTCTCACCATGTGGTACTCCTACTGGCCTTGATTCAAGAGATCCATTTGATCTCCAACTTG GTGCAAGAATGTTTTACAACACACAAGACTTGTTGTGGAGGAGGAAGCTAGAGGAGCAAGCTGATTTGCAGCAAGCCCTTGAGCTCCAAAGTAGAAGATTGATGAGTTTGCAGCTTCTTGATGTCAAGAAACATCATCATAGGACTCTTTCCACTGGCAGCCCTGTCCCCTCTCCAACTCACTCTCcaaatattttcaatcaatctcTTGCCTTTCCTCCACTCCACAGCAACACAGAAGTTCCACAAG AGAATTGTTCTAGCCCAATGCCAGCCATTTCAGTGACTGCCCCAACTGAAAAACAGATACCAAATGCTAATTCTGGGAAAGAATGTACTAGCAGTGAAGAGAATGGCAGTGGTAAAGAGAGCTCCCATGGTGAAGACAGCGATTTACAAGAAAG TTTGGAGCACAACCTCCCTGATAGTCCCTTTGCATCTCCTACCAAAGGCTCCGGGGACTACTACTCTGCCTTCATCCATGGAGTTCCTGACCTCTCTCATGAAAAGGATGCTAACATCCCAGCTTCATCTTCTGCTAACAATAATTTGGTCACTACAAGTCTAATCTCTCCTAATTCTTCACTAGAAATGGCATCCTTCAAGTCCTTCAATTGCCAAATGCCTAG GTTTTCATCTGGGCATGGAGCAATAGGGATGTATGCCAACACAGATGGACCTACCTGCCCTGTTGGAATTTAG
- the LOC118028797 gene encoding calcium-transporting ATPase 4, plasma membrane-type, with translation MEKYLKENFVVDAKRPSDEALRRWRSAVSVVRNPRRRFRMVADLAKRAEAEKKRQNLQEKIRVALYVKKAALHFIEAANRVEHKLSDNVRQTGFGIEPDELSAIVRSQDNKALESHGGVEGLAREVSVSLNDGVVSSDISIRQNIYGPNKYAEKPARSLWMFVWDALHDLTLIILMACAVVTVGVGIATEGWPNGMYDGVGIVLCILLVVMVTAISDYRQSLQFKVLDKEKKNVTVQVTREGRRQKVSIFDLVVGDVVHLSIGDVVPADGILISGHSLSVDESSLSGESEPVNINEKKPFLLSGTKVQDGSGKMLVTAVGMRTEWGKLMVTLSEVGEDETPLQVKLNGVATIIGKIGLAFAVMTFLVLMSRFLVAKAHNHEITKWSSRDALQVLNFFAIAVTIIVVAVPEGLPLAVTLSLAFAMKQLMKDRALVRHLSACETMGSACCICTDKTGTLTTNHMVVNKIWICEKTKSIQTNDNKDLLMSSVSEDVHGILLQSIFQNTGSEVTKGKDGKTNILGTPTETAIVEFGLLLGGDFKTHHIESEIVKVEPFNSEKKKMSVLVSLPDNSRFRAFCKGASEIILKMCDKILTADGKSVPLSENQRQNITDVINGFACEALRTLCFAFKDIEKTSDADSIPDNNYTLIAVVGIKDPVRPGVKEAVKTCLAAGITVRMVTGDNINTAKAIAKECGILTDTGLAIEGPDFRTKSPQELEEIIPKLQVMARSSPLDKHKLVTQLRNVFKEVVAVTGDGTNDAPALAEADIGLAMGIAGTEVAKESADVIVMDDNFKTIVNVARWGRAVYINIQKFVQFQLTVNVVALMINFISACISGNAPLTTVQLLWVNLIMDTLGALALATEPPHDGLMKRPPIGRNVSIITKTMWRNIIGQSIYQIIVLVILQFDGKHLLKLSGSEATKILNTFIFNTFVLCQVFNEINSRDMEKINVFKGIFSSWIFLAVMFSTVVFQIVIVEFLGTFANTVPLSWELWLACILIGAASLVIAVILKCIPVETKKDDDTAKHHDGYEPLPSGPDLA, from the exons ATGGAGAAATACTTGAAAGAAAACTTCGTAGTTGATGCAAAGAGACCCTCTGACGAGGCTTTAAGAAGATGGAGATCTGCTGTTTCCGTCGTCAGGAATCCTCGCCGGAGGTTCCGAATGGTTGCTGATCTTGCCAAAAGAGCTGAAGCCGAAAAGAAACGTCAAAATCTCCAG GAAAAGATACGGGTAGCTCTTTATGTGAAGAAGGCAGCATTGCACTTCATCGAGG CTGCTAATCGAGTTGAGCACAAGCTCTCAGACAATGTCAGGCAAACTGGTTTCGGCATTGAGCCGGATGAACTCTCAGCCATCGTTCGGTCCCAAGATAACAAGGCTTTGGAATCTCATGGGGGGGTTGAAGGATTGGCCAGAGAAGTCTCTGTGTCTTTGAATGATGGGGTTGTCTCAAGTGACATATCTATTAGGCAAAATATATATGGCCCTAACAAATATGCTGAGAAACCTGCCAGATCCTTATGGATGTTTGTTTGGGATGCTTTGCATGATTTGACATTAATTATTCTCATGGCATGTGCTGTGGTCACTGTTGGTGTTGGTATTGCAACTGAAGGTTGGCCAAATGGAATGTATGATGGGGTGGGAATAGTACTTTGCATTTTGCTAGTAGTGATGGTCACTGCAATAAGTGATTACAGGCAGTCCTTGCAATTTAAGGTCTTGGataaggagaagaaaaatgttACTGTTCAGGTTACCAGAGAAGGTAGAAGACAGAAGGTTTCTATCTTTGATTTGGTGGTAGGAGATGTTGTTCATCTATCAATCGGAGATGTGGTTCCTGCAGATGGCATTCTTATATCAGGCCACAGCTTATCAGTCGACGAATCCAGCTTGTCAGGTGAGAGTGAGCCGGTgaacataaatgaaaagaagCCCTTTCTTCTATCAGGAACCAAAGTACAGGATGGGTCCGGTAAAATGCTGGTGACAGCGGTTGGTATGAGGACTGAATGGGGTAAGCTGATGGTTACTTTGAGCGAAGTCGGGGAAGATGAAACACCACTGCAAGTGAAGCTTAATGGGGTTGCAACTATTATCGGGAAAATTGGTTTGGCTTTTGCTGTCATGACATTTTTGGTTCTGATGTCACGGTTTCTAGTGGCCAAGGCACACAACCATGAGATCACAAAATGGTCTAGTAGGGATGCTCTGCAGGTTCTAAATTTCTTTGCCATTGCTGTCACCATAATTGTTGTCGCCGTTCCTGAAGGGCTTCCATTAGCAGTTACACTTAGTCTTGCATTTGCAATGAAGCAATTAATGAAAGATAGAGCACTAGTGAGGCATCTCTCTGCATGTGAAACAATGGGTTCTGCTTGTTGCATTTGCACAGATAAAACCGGAACATTGACTACAAATCATATGGTGGTGAACAAAATATGGATCTgtgagaaaacaaaatcaatacaaACGAATGACAATAAAGATCTGTTGATGTCCTCTGTCTCTGAAGATGTGCATGGAATCCTTTTGCAATCTATATTTCAGAACACAGGATCAGAGGTGACCAAGGGAAAAGATGGAAAGACTAACATTTTGGGGACGCCGACAGAGACAGCAATAGTAGAGTTTGGATTGCTTTTGGGAGGTGATTTTAAAACACATCACATCGAATCTGAGATAGTGAAAGTCGAGCCCTTCAattcagaaaagaagaagatgtcTGTGCTCGTTTCTCTTCCTGACAACAGTAGATTTCGAGCATTCTGCAAAGGTGCATcagaaataattttgaaaatgtgtGACAAGATTTTAACTGCTGATGGCAAATCTGTGCCACTATCTGAAAATCAAAGACAGAACATCACAGATGTCATAAATGGTTTTGCCTGTGAAGCCCTACGAACTCTATGCTTCGCTTTCAAGGATATAGAGAAGACTTCTGATGCAGATAGTATACCTGACAACAACTATACACTAATTGCTGTTGTTGGAATCAAGGATCCTGTACGCCCTGGGGTGAAGGAAGCTGTTAAGACTTGCTTAGCTGCTGGAATCACCGTGCGGATGGTCACTGGTGACAATATCAACACTGCAAAAGCCATAGCTAAGGAATGTGGCATCTTGACAGATACTGGCCTGGCAATTGAAGGGCCAGATTTCCGTACCAAGAGTCCTCAGGAGTTGGAGGAAATAATACCAAAACTTCAG GTTATGGCGCGATCATCGCCTTTAGACAAGCATAAATTAGTTACTCAATTGAGGAATGTATTTAAGGAAGTTGTGGCAGTGACTGGAGATGGTACTAATGATGCTCCAGCCTTGGCAGAGGCAGATATTGGGCTTGCTATGGGTATAGCAGGAACAGAG GTAGCAAAAGAAAGTGCCGATGTTATTGTGATGGATGACAACTTTAAAACCATAGTGAATGTTGCAAGATGGGGTCGAGCAGTTTATATCAACATTCAGAAGTTTGTTCAGTTCCAGTTAACGGTCAACGTTGTTGCCCTGatgatcaattttatttctgcATGCATCTCTG GCAATGCGCCATTGACCACTGTTCAGCTGCTTTGGGTGAACTTAATCATGGACACTCTTGGTGCTTTAGCATTGGCTACAGAACCACCTCATGATGGACTGATGAAAAGACCTCCAATCGGAAGGAATGTAAGCATAATCACCAAGACCATGTGGAGGAATATCATTGGACAAAGCATCTATCAAATAATTGTCCTTGTCATCCTCCAATTTGATGGGAAACATCTCCTCAAGCTTTCGGGTTCAGAGGCTACTAAAATCCTGAATACATTCATATTCAATACCTTTGTTCTCTGCCAG GTGTTCAACGAAATAAACAGCCGAGATATGGAGAAGATAAATGTCTTCAAAGGCATCTTTAGTAGCTGGATTTTCTTGGCTGTCATGTTCTCCACGGTGGTTTTCCAGATTGTGATAGTTGAATTCTTGGGCACATTTGCTAATACTGTTCCATTAAGCTGGGAATTATGGCTGGCCTGTATCTTAATTGGAGCTGCAAGTTTAGTCATTGCTGTCATCCTGAAGTGCATCCCTGTTGAAACTAAGAAAGATGACGACACTGCCAAGCATCACGATGGTTATGAGCCTCTTCCTAGCGGTCCGGATTTGGCGTAG
- the LOC118028796 gene encoding zinc finger CCCH domain-containing protein 46 isoform X2: protein MDGYEATRIVFSRIQNLDPENASKIMGLLLIQDHGEKEMIRLAFGPEALVHSVILKARKELGLCSPTNASKSPSPPSPLYSSNPITISRQNSSSSTSRLGFNIPPSLTIPNPPSNFSSSWSDLPNPDDLISPNGSSLNPASVPFYANGVRGGGESDLMDEFQLQDQLSFLNDNSANLGPKSSDLFYSQLDALSSPTGASDSMMFPSYWGGSVHRRSCSVSDVLGSEDPNSGFGWRPCLYFARGYCKNGSNCRFVHGGLGESDGAGVVVGSPNGNNKIDMMDQCHELLRSKSAQQQRLAAASQLMGGSAASFPYSPKSMNFLLQQQQNDSQRAAAALMMGEDMHKFARSRLDRNDLINPASRQIYLTFPADSTFREEDVSNYFSIYGPVQDVRIPYQQKRMFGFVTFVYPDTVKIILAKGNPHFVCDARVLVKPYKEKGKVPDKKQQQQQAERGEFSPCGTPTGLDSRDPFDLQLGARMFYNTQDLLWRRKLEEQADLQQALELQSRRLMSLQLLDVKKHHHRTLSTGSPVPSPTHSPNIFNQSLAFPPLHSNTEVPQENCSSPMPAISVTAPTEKQIPNANSGKECTSSEENGSGKESSHGEDSDLQESLEHNLPDSPFASPTKGSGDYYSAFIHGVPDLSHEKDANIPASSSANNNLVTTSLISPNSSLEMASFKSFNCQMPRFSSGHGAIGMYANTDGPTCPVGI, encoded by the exons ATGGATGGTTATGAAGCAACAAGAATAGTTTTCTCAAGAATCCAAAACCTAGACCCAGAAAATGCTTCAAAAATCATGGGTCTTCTTTTGATTCAAGACCATGGTGAAAAGGAAATGATTAGGTTAGCTTTTGGACCAGAAGCACTTGTTCACTCAGTGATCCTTAAAGCGAGGAAAGAACTAGGACTTTGCTCTCCAACAAACGCTTCTAAAAGTCCTTCGCCCCCTTCGCCTCTATATTCGAGCAACCCAATAACCATCTCTAGACAGaattcatcttcttcaacttcAAGACTTGGGTTTAATATCCCACCTTCACTTACTATCCCGAACCCTCcgtcaaatttttcttcttcttggagCGACCTTCCAAACCCTGATGACTTGATTAGTCCTAATGGTAGTTCACTCAATCCTGCTTCTGTTCCTTTCTATGCTAATGGAGTAAGAGGTGGAGGAGAGTCTGATTTGATGGATGAGTTTCAGCTCCAAGACCAGCTTTCATTCTTGAATGACAATTCAGCAAATCTTGGTCCAAAAAGTTCAGATCTTTTTTACTCTCAACTTGATGCTTTATCAAGTCCAACTGGTGCTAGTGATTCTATGATGTTTCCTTCTTACTGGGGTGGGTCTGTGCACAGAAGGAGCTGTTCTGTCAGTGATGTTTTGGGGTCTGAGGATCCAAATTCAGGCTTTGGGTGGAGACCTTGCCTTTACTTTGCTAGAGGGTACTGTAAGAATGGAAGTAACTGTAGGTTTGTTCACGGTGGGCTTGGAGAATCTGATGGTGCAGGTGTTGTTGTGGGTTCACCTAATGGTAACAACAAGATTGATATGATGGACCAGTGCCATGAGTTGCTCAGATCCAAGTCTGCTCAACAGCAAAGGTTAGCTGCCGCTTCTCAGCTCATGGGTGGCTCTGCTGCGTCTTTTCCTTACTCTCCTAAAAGCATGAACTTTCTTCTTCAACAACAGCAAAATGATAGCCAGAG GGCTGCTGCTGCTTTGATGATGGGGGAGGACATGCACAAATTTGCAAGATCTAGGCTTGATAGGAATGATTTGATTAATCCTGCTTCCAGGCAGATCTACTTGACTTTCCCTGCTGATAGCACTTTTAGAGAGGAAGATGTGTCAAATTACTTCAG tatttatgGGCCAGTGCAAGATGTGAGGATTCCTTATCAGCAGAAGAGGATGTTTGGATTTGTTACCTTTGTGTATCCAGATACAGTGAAGATAATATTGGCCAAAGGGAACCCTCATTTTGTTTGTGATGCAAGGGTGCTTGTTAAGCCTTACAAAGAGAAAGGCAAAGTCCCAGACAA GaagcaacagcagcaacaagCTGAGAGGGGTGAGTTCTCACCATGTGGTACTCCTACTGGCCTTGATTCAAGAGATCCATTTGATCTCCAACTTG GTGCAAGAATGTTTTACAACACACAAGACTTGTTGTGGAGGAGGAAGCTAGAGGAGCAAGCTGATTTGCAGCAAGCCCTTGAGCTCCAAAGTAGAAGATTGATGAGTTTGCAGCTTCTTGATGTCAAGAAACATCATCATAGGACTCTTTCCACTGGCAGCCCTGTCCCCTCTCCAACTCACTCTCcaaatattttcaatcaatctcTTGCCTTTCCTCCACTCCACAGCAACACAGAAGTTCCACAAG AGAATTGTTCTAGCCCAATGCCAGCCATTTCAGTGACTGCCCCAACTGAAAAACAGATACCAAATGCTAATTCTGGGAAAGAATGTACTAGCAGTGAAGAGAATGGCAGTGGTAAAGAGAGCTCCCATGGTGAAGACAGCGATTTACAAGAAAG TTTGGAGCACAACCTCCCTGATAGTCCCTTTGCATCTCCTACCAAAGGCTCCGGGGACTACTACTCTGCCTTCATCCATGGAGTTCCTGACCTCTCTCATGAAAAGGATGCTAACATCCCAGCTTCATCTTCTGCTAACAATAATTTGGTCACTACAAGTCTAATCTCTCCTAATTCTTCACTAGAAATGGCATCCTTCAAGTCCTTCAATTGCCAAATGCCTAG GTTTTCATCTGGGCATGGAGCAATAGGGATGTATGCCAACACAGATGGACCTACCTGCCCTGTTGGAATTTAG